From Micrococcus porci, one genomic window encodes:
- a CDS encoding MBL fold metallo-hydrolase: protein MLLERIYDEDLSQASYFIGCQAKNEAIVVDPRRDVQEYLDLAAHHGMTITHVTETHIHADFLSGTRELAARTGAQIHLSGEGGEDWTYGFEGHLLHDGDTIQLGNITVQAMHTPGHTPEHLSYLVTDGAFAAAPGYYLTGDFVFSGDLGRPDLLDEAAGLQDTRFAGATQLFQSLKEKFVNLPGHVQVFPGHGSGSACGKALGALPSTTVGYESTYAWWAEYVENDDEQGFVGELLDGQPDAHAYFARMKRQNKQGPAVLGELTPLAELTGEQAVARVSAGDVLADTRPVDQIHAGTVPGALALPAKDKTATHIGWAYDPESDDAAIILLADAQDDAEQIRAHLIRVGVDAADAFVTSLDAFDLRPTAVISPEELERRIQDGGVVPATADAAPAEDGLALLDVRNRTEHADGTVPASDDAEAAQLSAGKVLFHQDQLPKEATIVTFCQSGLRNVVAAQALRRAGFDVVELDGSHLGWLGRSQA from the coding sequence ATGCTGCTCGAGCGCATCTACGACGAGGACCTGTCCCAGGCCAGCTACTTCATCGGCTGCCAGGCGAAGAACGAGGCGATCGTGGTCGACCCCCGCCGCGACGTGCAGGAGTACCTGGACCTCGCCGCCCACCACGGCATGACCATCACCCACGTCACCGAGACCCACATCCACGCGGACTTCCTCTCCGGCACCCGCGAGCTCGCCGCCCGCACCGGCGCCCAGATCCACCTCTCCGGCGAGGGCGGCGAGGACTGGACCTACGGCTTCGAGGGCCACCTCCTCCACGACGGCGACACCATCCAGCTCGGCAACATCACCGTCCAGGCCATGCACACCCCGGGCCACACCCCGGAGCACCTGAGCTACCTGGTCACCGACGGCGCGTTCGCCGCGGCTCCCGGCTACTACCTCACCGGCGACTTCGTGTTCTCCGGCGACCTCGGCCGCCCCGACCTGCTGGACGAGGCTGCCGGCCTCCAGGACACTCGCTTCGCCGGCGCCACACAGCTCTTCCAGTCCCTGAAGGAGAAGTTCGTCAACCTGCCGGGCCATGTGCAGGTCTTCCCGGGCCACGGCTCCGGCTCCGCCTGCGGCAAGGCCCTCGGTGCCCTGCCCTCCACCACCGTCGGCTACGAGTCCACCTACGCCTGGTGGGCCGAGTACGTGGAGAACGACGACGAGCAGGGCTTCGTCGGCGAGCTGCTCGACGGCCAGCCCGACGCCCACGCCTACTTCGCCCGCATGAAGAGGCAGAACAAGCAGGGCCCGGCCGTCCTCGGCGAGCTGACCCCGCTGGCCGAGCTGACCGGCGAGCAGGCCGTGGCGCGCGTGTCCGCCGGCGACGTCCTCGCGGACACCCGCCCCGTGGACCAGATCCACGCGGGCACCGTGCCCGGTGCCCTGGCCCTGCCGGCCAAGGACAAGACCGCCACCCACATCGGCTGGGCCTACGACCCGGAGTCCGACGACGCCGCGATCATCCTGCTGGCCGACGCCCAGGACGACGCCGAGCAGATCCGCGCCCACCTGATCCGCGTGGGCGTGGACGCCGCGGACGCGTTCGTCACCTCCCTGGACGCCTTCGACCTGCGGCCCACCGCCGTCATCTCCCCCGAGGAGCTGGAGCGGCGCATCCAGGACGGTGGGGTCGTCCCCGCCACCGCGGACGCCGCCCCCGCCGAGGACGGCCTGGCCCTGCTCGACGTGCGCAACCGCACCGAGCACGCGGACGGCACCGTGCCGGCGTCGGACGACGCCGAGGCCGCCCAGCTCAGCGCGGGCAAGGTGCTCTTCCACCAGGACCAGCTGCCGAAGGAGGCGACGATCGTGACCTTCTGCCAGTCCGGCCTCCGCAACGTGGTGGCCGCCCAGGCCCTGCGCCGTGCCGGTTTCGACGTGGTGGAGCTCGACGGCTCCCACCTCGGCTGGCTGGGCCGGTCGCAGGCCTGA
- a CDS encoding rhodanese-like domain-containing protein: MTVNVTPITPADLQRELAQHPDTVVIDVRTPGEFEAQHIAGSYNVPLDLIQEHAAEVAARLDGKAVLVCQSGSRAGTALDRLAEAGFTQARVLRGGIGAYAQAGGRVSGTGSRWSMERQVRMTAGSLALAGAVASQLGPKRFGLVPAAIGAGLSWSAVSNTCAMASVLSTMPWNRPTEQRSADQVLGALPGADADGARG, from the coding sequence ATGACCGTCAACGTCACCCCGATCACCCCCGCCGATCTCCAGCGCGAGCTGGCCCAGCACCCCGACACCGTCGTGATCGACGTGCGCACCCCCGGCGAGTTCGAGGCCCAGCACATCGCCGGCTCGTACAACGTGCCGCTCGATCTCATCCAGGAGCACGCCGCCGAGGTGGCGGCCCGCCTGGACGGCAAGGCCGTGCTCGTCTGCCAGTCCGGCAGCCGCGCCGGCACCGCCCTGGACCGCCTGGCCGAGGCCGGCTTCACCCAGGCCCGCGTGCTGCGCGGCGGCATCGGCGCCTACGCCCAGGCCGGCGGCAGGGTGTCCGGCACCGGCTCCCGCTGGTCCATGGAGCGTCAGGTCCGCATGACGGCCGGCTCCCTCGCGCTGGCCGGGGCCGTGGCCTCCCAGCTCGGGCCGAAGCGGTTCGGCCTGGTGCCCGCCGCGATCGGTGCGGGCCTGTCCTGGTCCGCCGTATCCAACACGTGCGCCATGGCCTCGGTGCTCTCGACGATGCCGTGGAACCGCCCCACGGAGCAGCGCTCCGCGGACCAGGTCCTGGGTGCGCTGCCGGGTGCCGACGCGGACGGGGCGCGCGGCTGA
- a CDS encoding sulfite exporter TauE/SafE family protein has translation MVPLALLVVLAAVVGLLLGLMGGGGSILTVPLLTLTAGMDPQEAIAGSLVMVGASSLVAALVHATRGAVAWRTGLTFGAASMVGALAGGFVGRDLPGPVLMVGFAVIMLISAVKMIRPRRKGAGHDDAAPVPLGRVLLQGVGVGLITGVVGAGGGFLIVPALVLLARLPMPVAVGTSLLVIAMNSAMGLVSQLGATALDWAVLGPMAAAAAAAGVVGVVLAHRVPAAALKRGFGWFVLAMGVLILAQQALELLP, from the coding sequence ATGGTTCCCCTTGCCCTCTTGGTGGTGCTGGCCGCCGTCGTCGGCCTGCTGCTGGGGCTGATGGGCGGCGGCGGGTCCATCCTGACCGTGCCGCTGCTGACCCTGACGGCCGGGATGGACCCCCAGGAGGCCATCGCGGGCTCGCTCGTGATGGTCGGGGCCTCCTCCCTCGTGGCGGCGCTCGTCCACGCGACGCGCGGGGCGGTGGCCTGGCGCACGGGCCTCACCTTCGGGGCGGCCTCCATGGTGGGCGCCCTGGCCGGCGGGTTCGTCGGCCGGGACCTGCCGGGGCCGGTGCTGATGGTCGGTTTCGCAGTGATCATGCTGATCAGCGCGGTCAAGATGATCCGTCCCCGCCGGAAGGGCGCCGGGCACGACGACGCCGCGCCCGTCCCGCTGGGCCGCGTCCTGCTGCAGGGCGTGGGCGTCGGCCTCATCACGGGTGTGGTGGGCGCGGGCGGCGGCTTCCTGATCGTGCCGGCGCTCGTGCTGCTGGCCCGGCTGCCGATGCCGGTGGCCGTGGGCACCTCGCTGCTCGTGATCGCCATGAACTCCGCCATGGGCCTCGTCAGCCAACTGGGCGCCACGGCCCTGGACTGGGCCGTGCTGGGGCCGATGGCGGCCGCGGCGGCGGCGGCCGGCGTCGTGGGCGTGGTGCTGGCGCACCGGGTGCCGGCGGCGGCGCTCAAGCGCGGCTTCGGCTGGTTCGTGCTGGCGATGGGCGTGCTCATCCTGGCGCAGCAGGCGCTCGAACTGCTCCCTTGA
- a CDS encoding metal-sensitive transcriptional regulator: MRTADAETQRKILNRLKRARGQLDAVIREVEGEGSCRDVVTQLSAVSTALDRAGFAIVSSAMKNCVADPEKAREDEGLTVEELEKLFLSLA; encoded by the coding sequence GTGCGCACCGCCGACGCCGAGACCCAGCGCAAGATCCTCAACCGCCTCAAGCGGGCCCGTGGCCAGCTCGACGCCGTCATCCGTGAGGTCGAGGGCGAGGGCTCGTGCCGCGACGTGGTCACCCAGCTCTCCGCCGTCTCCACGGCACTGGACCGCGCCGGCTTCGCGATCGTCTCCTCCGCCATGAAGAACTGCGTGGCGGACCCGGAGAAGGCCCGCGAGGACGAGGGCCTCACCGTGGAGGAGCTGGAGAAGCTCTTCCTCTCCTTGGCCTGA
- a CDS encoding acyl-CoA thioesterase, whose translation MTDDAARTPASTDAARPSPGPVPAPASPTEPATPVVERRREVTLRFLAAPTDLGHSGTVDAGRVLEWVDKAAFAAATAWAGRYCVTVYVGNIHFRQAVEVGQMVEVTASVLHTGSSSMHISTTVRSGDPKTGELTEAARCLVVFVAVGEDGRPVPVPEFVPRSLEQELARDWAISRIAVRNEISAAMKTQRHTDAGTAERVVLRFLAAPTDVNWGGKVHGGTVMEWIDTAAYLCSSRWAGRDTVAVFSGGIRFLKPLHIGDLVEVEARLIYTGNKGMHVAVDVRSGDPKTDDLQLTTNCLTVMVARDEHGDAVPVPAWKPVTDEDRALWAHARTLLEIRAKAPGNRLPDHLLRERGEGPDRGEH comes from the coding sequence ATGACCGACGACGCCGCCCGCACCCCCGCCTCGACCGACGCCGCGCGCCCCTCCCCCGGCCCCGTGCCGGCCCCCGCCTCCCCGACGGAGCCGGCCACGCCCGTCGTCGAGCGCCGCCGCGAGGTGACCCTGCGCTTCCTGGCCGCCCCGACCGACCTGGGGCACTCGGGCACCGTGGACGCGGGCCGCGTCCTGGAGTGGGTGGACAAGGCGGCGTTCGCCGCGGCCACCGCCTGGGCGGGCCGCTACTGCGTGACCGTCTACGTGGGCAACATCCACTTCAGGCAGGCCGTGGAGGTCGGGCAGATGGTGGAGGTCACCGCGAGCGTCCTCCACACGGGCTCCTCGTCCATGCACATCAGCACCACCGTCCGCTCCGGCGACCCCAAGACCGGCGAGCTCACCGAGGCGGCGCGTTGCCTCGTCGTCTTCGTGGCCGTGGGCGAGGACGGGCGCCCCGTGCCGGTGCCCGAGTTCGTGCCGCGCTCCCTGGAGCAGGAGCTCGCGCGGGACTGGGCGATCTCCCGGATCGCGGTGCGCAACGAGATCTCCGCCGCCATGAAGACGCAGCGGCATACCGACGCCGGCACCGCCGAGCGCGTGGTGCTGCGCTTCCTGGCCGCCCCCACGGACGTCAACTGGGGCGGCAAGGTGCACGGCGGCACGGTGATGGAGTGGATCGACACCGCCGCCTACCTGTGCTCCTCGCGCTGGGCCGGGCGGGATACGGTGGCCGTGTTCTCCGGCGGCATCCGCTTCCTCAAGCCTCTGCATATCGGCGACCTCGTGGAGGTGGAGGCCCGCCTGATCTACACGGGCAACAAGGGCATGCACGTGGCCGTGGACGTGCGCTCCGGGGACCCCAAGACCGACGACCTGCAGCTCACCACGAACTGCCTCACCGTGATGGTCGCCCGCGACGAGCACGGCGACGCCGTCCCCGTGCCCGCCTGGAAGCCCGTCACCGACGAGGACCGCGCCCTCTGGGCCCACGCCCGCACCCTGCTGGAGATCCGCGCGAAGGCGCCGGGCAACCGCCTGCCCGACCACCTGCTGCGGGAGCGCGGCGAGGGCCCGGACCGCGGCGAGCACTGA
- a CDS encoding cation diffusion facilitator family transporter, with protein sequence MSTPHEHHHDHAHGPSPEEAAADPALRRRLWIALALAGTVVLAQAVGAALTGSLALLTDTAHAVTDASGLAVALVAAILMARPATPRRTWGLRRLEVVAALGQAALLLLVGAYSAVEAVRRLVEPPAVDGTGMLLFGVLGLAANLAAAAVLASSRGANLSMRAAFLEVVNDALGSLGVIAAAAVVAVTGWTRADAVAGLLIVVLIVPRAVSLLRQTLRVLLEFTPEGLDLDEVRTHLLEVEHVLEVHDLHASTVATGLPVLTAHVVVEDGCFTDGHAAQILEQLRECTREHFPLAVPHSTFQLETAAIAADDAHHTAHP encoded by the coding sequence ATGTCCACCCCTCACGAGCACCACCACGACCACGCGCACGGCCCCTCGCCGGAGGAGGCCGCCGCGGACCCGGCCCTGCGGCGGCGCCTGTGGATCGCCCTGGCCCTGGCGGGGACCGTGGTCCTCGCGCAGGCGGTGGGCGCGGCCCTGACCGGCTCGCTGGCCCTGCTCACGGACACCGCCCACGCCGTCACCGACGCCTCCGGGCTGGCGGTCGCCCTCGTCGCCGCGATCCTCATGGCGCGTCCGGCGACGCCGCGGCGCACCTGGGGGCTGCGTCGCCTGGAGGTCGTGGCCGCCCTGGGCCAGGCGGCGCTGCTGCTGCTCGTGGGCGCCTACTCCGCCGTCGAGGCGGTGCGCCGGCTGGTGGAGCCCCCGGCGGTGGACGGCACCGGGATGCTCCTGTTCGGCGTGCTCGGCCTCGCCGCGAACCTGGCGGCGGCGGCCGTGCTCGCCTCCTCCCGCGGGGCCAACCTGAGCATGCGGGCGGCGTTCCTGGAGGTGGTCAACGACGCCCTGGGCTCGCTGGGCGTGATCGCGGCGGCCGCCGTCGTCGCGGTCACCGGGTGGACCCGCGCGGACGCCGTGGCCGGCCTGCTGATCGTGGTGCTGATCGTCCCCCGGGCGGTGTCCCTGCTGCGGCAGACGCTGCGGGTGCTGCTGGAGTTCACCCCGGAGGGCCTCGACCTCGACGAGGTGCGCACCCACCTGCTGGAGGTCGAGCACGTGCTGGAGGTCCACGACCTGCACGCCTCCACGGTCGCCACCGGGCTCCCGGTGCTCACGGCCCATGTGGTGGTGGAGGACGGCTGCTTCACCGATGGGCACGCCGCGCAGATCCTCGAGCAGCTCCGCGAGTGCACCCGCGAGCACTTCCCGCTGGCGGTGCCGCACTCCACATTCCAGCTGGAGACGGCCGCCATCGCCGCGGACGACGCCCATCACACGGCGCATCCCTGA
- a CDS encoding TrmH family RNA methyltransferase — MSSESPAQPASADQPAEAPAGVIVDPKDARLRKVRELLKGKNKASRAIIVDDEENLLAALAAGVELFTVFHGEDAELPAALAAVLPADQDVQVVSTHAAKELFGVERRSRVFALARRPKPLTVAEVLEHPGDVLVLDGVKLMGNIGAITRSARALGAAGLVLVDADLASVTDRRLIRASRGMVFSLPVALASADDVAAQLAEAGVPLVSLDLGSEKALDSVAEIPGRVALLLGSEKHGPSARLAETAEHTVSITIHPEVESLNVSVSAALALYERRASNPLPQA, encoded by the coding sequence ATGTCCTCCGAGTCCCCCGCACAGCCCGCCTCCGCCGACCAGCCCGCCGAGGCTCCCGCCGGTGTCATCGTCGACCCGAAGGACGCCCGCCTCCGCAAGGTCCGCGAGCTGCTCAAGGGGAAGAACAAGGCCTCGCGCGCCATCATCGTGGACGACGAGGAGAACCTCCTTGCCGCCCTCGCCGCCGGCGTCGAGCTGTTCACCGTCTTCCACGGGGAGGACGCCGAGCTGCCCGCCGCGCTCGCGGCCGTCCTGCCCGCGGACCAGGACGTGCAGGTCGTCTCCACGCACGCCGCCAAGGAGCTGTTCGGCGTCGAGCGCCGCTCGCGGGTCTTCGCCCTGGCCCGCCGTCCCAAGCCGCTGACGGTGGCGGAGGTGCTGGAGCACCCCGGGGACGTGCTCGTGCTGGACGGGGTGAAGCTGATGGGCAACATCGGCGCGATCACGCGTTCGGCGCGCGCCCTGGGCGCCGCGGGCCTGGTCCTGGTGGACGCGGACCTCGCCTCCGTCACGGACCGCCGCCTCATCCGCGCCTCCCGCGGCATGGTGTTCTCCCTGCCGGTGGCGCTGGCCTCGGCGGACGACGTCGCCGCGCAGCTGGCCGAGGCCGGCGTCCCGCTGGTCTCGCTGGACCTGGGCTCGGAGAAGGCCCTAGACTCCGTGGCGGAGATCCCCGGGCGCGTGGCGCTGTTGCTCGGCTCGGAGAAGCACGGGCCCTCCGCCCGGCTCGCCGAGACGGCCGAGCACACCGTCAGCATCACGATCCACCCCGAGGTGGAGTCCCTGAACGTCTCCGTCTCCGCCGCGCTGGCGCTCTACGAGCGCCGCGCGTCGAACCCGCTCCCGCAGGCCTGA
- a CDS encoding ABC transporter ATP-binding protein, with translation MLWTLLRRHLNPYAGAVTAVIVLQLVSTLAMLYLPSLNARIIDEGVARGDTARIWDLGLVMLGVAAVQVVAAISAVWFGAKASMGVGRDLRRAVYTRVDGFSAEELGRFGAATLITRGTNDVNQVQMLTLMALNFMVAVPIMAVGGIVMAVREDAGLSWLVWVSVPLLLVIVGFIVSRLMPLFQRMQDDIDAVNGVMREQVMGIRVVRAFVRQDHEAARFTDANQALTDTSVRIGRLFVLLGPVITMVLHLATAAVLWFGGHRVDQGLVQIGSLTAFMQYLLQILMAVMMGTFMMMMLPRAVISARRIGEVLDTAPTLGEPVHPVTPERREGRVELRDVTFAYPGAEAPVLDGVSFTAEPGTTTAIIGATGSGKSTLVNLIPRLYDATSGQVLVDGVPVTDLARAELTDAVAIVPQKPYLFSGTVRDNMRFGAPEATDEQIWAALETAQAADFVRERTTGEGETAASGLDSSLSQGGTDVSGGQRQRLSIARALVADPRILLFDDSFSALDVTTDATLRAALDASAAQTTRVVVAQRVATITDADQIVVLEAGRVVGRGTHAELLAGNETYRQIVDSQVREEELA, from the coding sequence ATGCTCTGGACCCTGCTGCGCCGCCACCTGAACCCCTACGCGGGCGCCGTGACGGCGGTGATCGTGCTGCAGCTGGTCAGCACGCTCGCCATGCTCTACCTGCCCAGCCTCAACGCCAGGATCATCGACGAGGGCGTGGCCCGCGGGGACACCGCCCGGATCTGGGACCTGGGCCTCGTCATGCTCGGCGTGGCCGCGGTGCAGGTGGTCGCCGCGATCAGCGCGGTCTGGTTCGGCGCGAAGGCGTCCATGGGCGTGGGCCGCGACCTGCGCCGCGCCGTGTACACCCGGGTGGACGGGTTCTCCGCGGAGGAGCTGGGCCGGTTCGGCGCGGCCACCCTCATCACCCGCGGAACCAACGACGTCAACCAGGTGCAGATGCTCACCCTGATGGCCCTGAACTTCATGGTGGCGGTGCCCATCATGGCGGTCGGCGGCATCGTCATGGCCGTCCGCGAGGACGCCGGGCTCTCCTGGCTGGTGTGGGTGTCCGTGCCGCTGCTGCTGGTCATCGTCGGGTTCATCGTGTCCCGCCTGATGCCCCTGTTCCAACGCATGCAGGACGACATCGACGCCGTCAACGGCGTCATGCGCGAGCAGGTCATGGGCATCCGCGTGGTGCGGGCCTTCGTCCGGCAGGACCACGAGGCGGCCCGCTTCACGGACGCCAACCAGGCGTTGACGGACACCTCCGTGAGGATCGGCCGGCTGTTCGTGCTGCTGGGTCCGGTGATCACCATGGTGCTGCACCTGGCCACCGCGGCCGTGCTGTGGTTCGGCGGGCACCGGGTGGACCAGGGACTCGTGCAGATCGGCTCCCTGACGGCGTTCATGCAGTACCTCCTGCAGATCCTCATGGCCGTGATGATGGGCACCTTCATGATGATGATGCTCCCGCGCGCCGTGATCTCCGCCCGCCGCATCGGCGAGGTCCTGGACACCGCCCCCACCCTCGGCGAGCCGGTGCACCCGGTGACCCCCGAGCGTCGGGAGGGCCGCGTGGAGCTGCGGGACGTGACCTTCGCGTACCCGGGCGCCGAGGCGCCCGTCCTGGACGGGGTGTCCTTCACCGCGGAGCCCGGCACCACGACGGCGATCATCGGCGCCACCGGCTCCGGCAAGTCCACGCTGGTCAACCTCATCCCGCGCCTCTACGACGCCACGTCCGGGCAGGTGCTGGTGGACGGCGTGCCCGTCACCGACCTGGCCCGCGCCGAGCTGACCGACGCCGTGGCGATCGTCCCGCAGAAGCCGTACCTGTTCTCCGGGACGGTCCGGGACAACATGCGCTTCGGCGCCCCCGAGGCCACCGACGAGCAGATCTGGGCGGCGCTCGAGACCGCGCAGGCCGCGGACTTCGTGCGCGAGCGCACCACCGGCGAGGGGGAGACCGCCGCGTCCGGCCTGGACTCGAGCCTGTCCCAGGGCGGCACGGACGTCTCCGGCGGCCAGCGCCAGCGCCTGTCCATTGCCCGCGCCCTCGTCGCGGACCCCCGGATCCTCCTCTTCGACGACTCCTTCTCCGCGCTCGACGTCACCACCGACGCGACGCTGCGGGCCGCCCTGGACGCGAGCGCCGCGCAGACGACGCGCGTCGTCGTCGCCCAGCGGGTGGCCACCATCACCGACGCCGACCAGATCGTGGTGCTGGAGGCCGGCCGCGTGGTGGGGCGCGGCACCCACGCCGAGCTGCTGGCCGGCAACGAGACCTACCGGCAGATCGTGGACTCCCAGGTCCGTGAGGAGGAGCTGGCATGA
- a CDS encoding ABC transporter ATP-binding protein has protein sequence MSEQLTDQEIVELQESGATDEWGGGPGRKAKAFWPSAKRLLGLFRTEKAGLALVAAMVLVAVVFNVWAPHVLGRAMDVLFGGVISKGMPAGVSREQVIEGLRGQGQGQAADMLSGMDFTPGQGIDFDALARLILTVLGMYVVAQGFMWLQGRVLNDVVMRIVFRLREQIEAKLNRLPLSHFDTRQRGDLLSRATNDVDNVQQAMQQAFATLVYSVLTIFGIVGMMFWLSWELALIALIALPVAGVVVGVVGKKSQALFTAQWRETGRLNGHIEESFTGHELVTVFGRQRDMAERFDERNDAMYEASFKAQFYSGMIMPIMQWVNWLGYVGIAVVGGLRVANGQMTLGAVTAFIQYSREFNQPLGQVAGMSNMLISGVASAERIFELLDEPEEEPDDVVAARADDDVAHLPQPVAGRVEFEHVRFSYTEAKPLITDLNLVAEPGQTIAIVGPTGAGKTTLVNLIMRFYEVDGGRILLDGVDTRRVPRQELRAATGMVLQDAVLFGGTIRENIRYGRLEATDEEVLAAAKATYVDRFVHTLPDGYDTVIEQDASNISAGERQLITIARAFLAQPSLLILDEATSSVDTRTEVLVQQAMAALRNDRTSFVIAHRLSTIRDADVILVMEHGDIVEQGSHEELLAARGAYHRLYTSQFRGGEDEHHDDGAPASR, from the coding sequence ATGAGCGAGCAGCTGACCGACCAGGAGATCGTCGAGCTGCAGGAGTCCGGGGCCACCGACGAGTGGGGCGGCGGTCCCGGCCGCAAGGCCAAGGCGTTCTGGCCCTCCGCGAAGCGCCTGCTGGGCCTGTTCCGCACCGAGAAGGCCGGGCTCGCGCTCGTGGCCGCCATGGTGCTCGTGGCCGTGGTGTTCAACGTGTGGGCGCCGCACGTGCTCGGCCGCGCCATGGACGTGCTGTTCGGTGGCGTGATCTCCAAGGGGATGCCCGCCGGCGTGAGCCGGGAGCAGGTCATCGAGGGCCTGCGCGGGCAGGGTCAGGGCCAGGCCGCGGACATGCTCTCCGGCATGGACTTCACGCCCGGCCAGGGGATCGACTTCGACGCCCTCGCCCGGCTGATCCTCACCGTGCTCGGCATGTACGTGGTGGCCCAGGGCTTCATGTGGCTGCAGGGCCGCGTCCTCAACGACGTCGTCATGCGGATCGTCTTCCGCCTGCGCGAGCAGATCGAGGCCAAGCTGAACCGGCTGCCCCTGAGCCACTTCGACACCCGCCAGCGCGGCGACCTGCTCTCCCGCGCCACCAACGACGTCGACAACGTCCAGCAGGCCATGCAGCAGGCGTTCGCCACGCTCGTGTACTCGGTGCTGACCATCTTCGGCATCGTCGGGATGATGTTCTGGCTGTCCTGGGAGCTGGCCTTGATCGCCCTGATCGCGCTGCCCGTGGCCGGCGTCGTGGTCGGCGTGGTCGGCAAGAAGTCCCAGGCCCTGTTCACGGCGCAGTGGCGCGAGACCGGCCGGCTCAACGGGCACATCGAGGAGTCCTTCACCGGGCACGAGCTGGTCACCGTGTTCGGCCGGCAGCGGGACATGGCCGAGCGCTTCGACGAGCGCAACGACGCCATGTACGAGGCCTCCTTCAAGGCCCAGTTCTACTCCGGGATGATCATGCCGATCATGCAGTGGGTGAACTGGCTGGGCTACGTGGGCATCGCCGTCGTGGGCGGCCTGCGCGTGGCCAACGGCCAGATGACCCTGGGCGCCGTGACCGCGTTCATCCAGTACTCCCGCGAGTTCAACCAGCCGCTGGGCCAGGTGGCCGGCATGTCCAACATGCTGATCTCCGGCGTGGCCTCGGCCGAGCGCATCTTCGAGCTGCTCGACGAGCCGGAGGAGGAGCCGGACGACGTCGTCGCGGCCCGGGCGGACGACGACGTCGCCCACCTCCCGCAGCCCGTGGCGGGGCGCGTGGAGTTCGAGCACGTGCGCTTCTCCTACACGGAGGCGAAGCCGCTCATCACGGACCTGAACCTGGTGGCGGAGCCGGGGCAGACGATCGCGATCGTGGGCCCCACCGGCGCGGGCAAGACCACGCTGGTGAACCTCATCATGCGGTTCTACGAGGTGGACGGCGGTCGCATCCTGCTGGATGGCGTGGACACCCGCCGGGTGCCGCGCCAGGAGCTGCGCGCGGCCACGGGCATGGTGCTGCAGGACGCGGTACTGTTCGGCGGCACCATCCGGGAGAACATCCGGTACGGCCGGCTGGAGGCCACGGACGAGGAGGTCCTCGCGGCGGCGAAGGCCACCTACGTGGACCGCTTCGTCCACACGCTCCCGGACGGCTACGACACCGTGATCGAGCAGGATGCCTCGAACATCTCCGCGGGCGAGCGGCAGCTCATCACCATCGCCCGCGCGTTCCTCGCCCAGCCGTCCCTGCTCATCCTGGACGAGGCGACCTCCTCCGTGGACACCCGCACCGAGGTGCTCGTGCAGCAGGCCATGGCGGCGCTGCGCAACGACCGCACGTCCTTCGTGATCGCCCACCGCCTGAGCACCATCCGCGACGCGGACGTGATCCTGGTGATGGAGCACGGGGACATCGTGGAGCAGGGTTCGCACGAGGAGCTCCTGGCCGCCCGGGGCGCGTACCACCGGCTCTACACGAGCCAGTTCCGGGGCGGGGAGGACGAGCACCACGACGACGGCGCGCCCGCCTCGCGCTAG
- a CDS encoding ABC transporter ATP-binding protein, producing the protein MTGPATPGTPAAPGTPAALAVEDLRFAYTRAAEELFDGLTHAFTPGGVTALTGPSGRGKSTLLYVLGLMLTPTSGVVRLGDVDASTRPDRERSRLRATSVGFVFQDSELDPSRPILDSVVEPGLYAGLERQTLEDRARALLERFGLAHRADHRPGQVSGGQAQRVAVCRALVNAPAVVLADEPTGNLDPDNAGLVMDALADAAAEGRTVVVATHDPAVVARADEVVRL; encoded by the coding sequence ATGACGGGGCCCGCCACCCCGGGCACGCCCGCCGCCCCGGGCACGCCCGCCGCCCTCGCCGTCGAGGACCTGCGCTTCGCCTACACCCGCGCCGCCGAGGAGCTGTTCGACGGCCTCACCCACGCGTTCACGCCGGGCGGCGTCACCGCCCTCACCGGACCCTCCGGGCGCGGCAAGTCCACCCTCCTGTACGTGCTCGGGCTCATGCTCACGCCCACCTCCGGAGTGGTGCGCCTCGGTGACGTCGACGCCTCCACCCGCCCGGACCGGGAGCGCTCCCGCCTGCGCGCCACCTCCGTGGGATTCGTGTTCCAGGACTCGGAGCTGGACCCGTCCCGCCCCATCCTGGACTCCGTGGTGGAGCCCGGCCTCTACGCCGGGCTGGAGCGCCAGACGCTCGAGGACCGGGCACGGGCGCTGCTCGAGCGCTTCGGCCTCGCCCACCGCGCCGACCACCGGCCCGGGCAGGTCTCCGGCGGGCAGGCGCAGCGGGTGGCCGTGTGCCGCGCCCTCGTGAACGCGCCCGCCGTCGTCCTCGCGGACGAGCCCACGGGCAACCTCGACCCGGACAACGCCGGCCTCGTCATGGACGCCCTCGCCGATGCCGCCGCCGAGGGGCGCACCGTGGTGGTCGCCACCCACGACCCCGCCGTCGTCGCCCGCGCCGACGAGGTGGTGCGGCTGTGA